The following coding sequences lie in one Allochromatium vinosum DSM 180 genomic window:
- a CDS encoding SOUL family heme-binding protein — MTTSKTWTARAWLGAVLLLSGAFAMATEEPRYQILKTTEDYELRDYEPYRVAEVEVRGAFEEVGSQAFRILAGYIFGDNQGEAKIAMTAPVSQRPGEMSSGADPGAGTRLEMTAPVTQRPAAAESDTYVISFAMPESFTLEALPRPNNPRIRLREEPAGRVAARRYSGSWSESRYRDEERRLLDALQRDGLQPHGVPIYARYNGPFSLPMLRRNEILVPLAGSPDS, encoded by the coding sequence ATGACCACTTCCAAGACCTGGACGGCCCGCGCCTGGCTCGGCGCCGTTCTATTGCTTTCAGGAGCCTTTGCCATGGCCACCGAGGAACCGCGTTACCAGATCCTCAAGACGACCGAGGACTACGAGTTGCGCGACTACGAGCCCTATCGCGTCGCCGAGGTCGAGGTTCGGGGCGCCTTCGAGGAGGTCGGCTCACAGGCCTTCAGGATTCTGGCCGGATACATCTTCGGCGACAATCAGGGCGAGGCGAAGATCGCCATGACCGCGCCGGTCAGCCAGCGTCCGGGCGAGATGTCCTCAGGAGCCGATCCAGGCGCCGGCACGCGCCTGGAGATGACCGCCCCCGTCACCCAGCGCCCGGCGGCCGCCGAATCCGACACCTACGTCATCAGCTTTGCGATGCCCGAGTCGTTCACCCTGGAGGCGCTGCCCCGACCCAACAATCCGCGTATCCGGCTGCGCGAGGAACCGGCTGGCCGTGTGGCCGCGCGTCGCTATTCCGGCTCCTGGAGCGAGTCGCGCTACCGCGACGAGGAGCGGCGCCTGCTCGATGCCTTGCAGCGTGACGGACTCCAGCCGCATGGCGTGCCGATCTATGCTCGTTACAACGGGCCGTTTTCACTGCCGATGCTGCGACGCAACGAGATCCTGGTTCCGCTGGCGGGGAGTCCCGATTCCTGA
- a CDS encoding glycosyltransferase family 2 protein, with translation MTESHSPVPAVSLILVNYNAGPLLTDAVGAALASSVPVEVIVSDNGSRDDSLERLRRTHGRDERLRILENGANLGFAAANNRALPLARAERLLFLNPDCLVAPDTLERLIAILDAHPEVGMIGCLVCDPDGTEQVACRRAIPDPWIALQRLLRLDRLNRSAAGRRLDQRHQPLPTEPVEVEAISGSFMLTTRRALEQVGPLDAGYFLHCEDLDWFVRFQSAGLKILFVPNVSVIHHKGACSTGDPLAVERHKHRGMVRFFRKHQMQRYSRLFGGFVIVGIWVHFGLKAVVIRLGSRSRA, from the coding sequence GTGACCGAGTCCCACTCACCTGTCCCAGCCGTCAGCCTCATCCTGGTCAACTACAACGCCGGTCCATTGCTTACGGACGCGGTCGGCGCGGCGCTCGCCTCCAGCGTTCCGGTCGAAGTCATCGTCAGTGACAATGGCTCGCGCGACGACAGCCTGGAACGACTGAGACGGACACATGGCCGGGACGAGCGCCTGCGGATACTGGAAAACGGCGCCAATCTCGGCTTTGCCGCCGCCAACAATCGCGCCCTGCCCCTCGCACGCGCCGAGCGGTTGCTGTTCCTCAACCCTGACTGTCTCGTTGCGCCCGATACGCTCGAACGTCTGATCGCCATTCTCGACGCCCACCCCGAGGTCGGGATGATCGGCTGTCTGGTGTGCGATCCGGACGGCACCGAACAGGTCGCCTGCCGGCGCGCAATCCCGGATCCCTGGATCGCGCTCCAGCGCCTCCTGCGCCTGGATCGTCTGAACCGATCGGCCGCCGGACGGCGTCTGGACCAACGCCATCAGCCGTTGCCGACCGAACCGGTCGAGGTCGAGGCGATCTCGGGTTCCTTCATGCTGACGACCCGTCGGGCGCTGGAACAGGTCGGCCCGCTCGACGCGGGCTATTTCCTGCATTGCGAGGATCTCGACTGGTTCGTGCGCTTCCAGTCCGCCGGGCTGAAGATCCTGTTCGTACCGAACGTCAGTGTGATCCATCACAAGGGCGCCTGTAGCACCGGCGATCCGCTGGCCGTCGAGCGTCACAAACATCGCGGCATGGTGCGTTTCTTCCGCAAGCATCAGATGCAGCGGTATTCACGGCTGTTCGGCGGGTTCGTGATCGTCGGCATCTGGGTTCATTTCGGACTCAAGGCCGTCGTGATTCGGCTTGGCTCCAGGAGCCGTGCATGA
- a CDS encoding DUF1631 domain-containing protein: MQADTLAILHTCRERLIDTVRAVFTRRLGRANDELLAMMDQAFEQEQRQLCFDAMSLLANRAPLLLQHFREAYVSLFDESIERLADQDRHTRVELPDELRLIDEEDFELDLAMTKLTTRASFNCAQPLVALDRRLAVLLNGPRLTPEDNPLHPIGLYRALFQALTALDASRELAIFLMQAFERQTSAELPGIYNDINRYLIESGILPKIPLTEPGMQTSEVRSSIPGAMSASVMPTAPMMPAASVISNEQSSPANDVFAQLVAALQRLAGNPVQPATVAGSAVSPPGTLATPPRFGHEQLIQALGSLQRGPLAPGAVPGLGMAPLDPRAGNVVAQLRATPMATGSPPVDAVTIDIVAMLFEAIFDDPELPAAIRAEIAKLQIPVLKVALLDKGFFSDRKHPARRLLDVIAQAGVGHGEHENPRLLETIRAIVTAVITEFESDIGIFASQVERLEAFLAKEDARSYDKATGIVEELARHERQELALGRVAAEIQGRITRPGVPGLIVDFIERGWSQVLSEVFVSQGEANPQWTQALQLMDELIWSVEPKIHPADRERFIGRLPHLIQGLRSGLARLGLEEAWSEFFSVLIQRHVAALRGEGAMLNGAATSTSTPPIAPVTDRAPAPSKSPSAGQGVSATADPHLDLVRALEPGAWIEFQTERGTRNTLRLSWVSEFKGVYLFTNRQGENAMTLAAASLATHLRKGTARLLSQNPLTERAVARVMERMQPTTAESGA; encoded by the coding sequence ATGCAGGCGGATACGCTCGCCATTCTCCATACGTGCCGGGAACGTCTGATCGACACCGTGCGGGCGGTCTTTACACGCCGCCTCGGACGTGCGAACGACGAATTGCTCGCGATGATGGATCAGGCGTTCGAGCAGGAGCAGCGCCAGCTGTGTTTCGATGCCATGTCGCTCCTGGCCAATCGCGCACCCCTGCTATTGCAGCACTTCCGTGAGGCCTATGTGAGCCTCTTCGATGAATCCATCGAGCGTCTTGCCGATCAAGATCGGCACACGCGGGTCGAGTTGCCCGATGAACTCAGGCTGATCGACGAAGAAGACTTCGAACTCGATCTGGCGATGACCAAGCTGACGACACGCGCCTCATTCAATTGCGCCCAACCCCTGGTGGCGCTCGACCGGCGCCTGGCGGTCTTGTTGAACGGGCCGCGACTCACCCCGGAAGACAACCCACTGCATCCGATCGGCCTCTACCGAGCCTTGTTCCAGGCGTTGACAGCCCTGGACGCGAGCCGTGAACTGGCGATCTTTCTGATGCAAGCGTTCGAGCGTCAGACATCCGCCGAACTGCCGGGCATCTATAACGATATCAATCGCTATTTGATCGAGTCGGGAATCCTGCCCAAGATTCCACTGACCGAACCCGGCATGCAGACATCCGAGGTTCGGTCGAGCATTCCGGGGGCCATGTCCGCTTCCGTGATGCCGACCGCGCCAATGATGCCTGCGGCCTCGGTGATCTCAAACGAACAATCGTCGCCGGCGAATGACGTCTTTGCTCAATTGGTCGCCGCGTTACAGCGGCTGGCCGGCAACCCGGTGCAGCCGGCCACTGTCGCCGGATCGGCTGTCTCTCCCCCTGGAACGCTCGCGACGCCGCCACGGTTTGGCCATGAACAGTTGATACAGGCACTGGGCAGTCTGCAACGTGGGCCACTCGCTCCGGGAGCGGTGCCGGGTCTGGGAATGGCGCCTCTCGATCCCCGGGCCGGCAATGTCGTCGCTCAACTGCGCGCCACACCCATGGCCACCGGGTCGCCGCCCGTGGATGCCGTGACGATCGACATCGTGGCCATGCTCTTCGAAGCGATCTTCGATGATCCCGAATTGCCGGCGGCGATTCGTGCTGAAATCGCCAAGCTCCAGATTCCGGTGCTGAAAGTCGCGTTGCTCGACAAGGGGTTCTTTTCCGACCGTAAACATCCGGCACGACGCCTGCTCGATGTCATCGCTCAAGCGGGCGTCGGACACGGCGAGCACGAGAACCCGAGGTTGTTGGAAACGATTCGCGCGATCGTCACGGCCGTGATCACGGAATTCGAGTCCGACATCGGAATCTTCGCCAGCCAGGTCGAGAGGCTCGAAGCCTTTCTGGCCAAGGAGGACGCCCGGTCGTATGACAAGGCGACCGGAATCGTCGAAGAACTCGCCCGGCATGAACGCCAGGAGCTTGCCCTCGGTCGCGTCGCGGCTGAGATCCAAGGGCGCATCACCCGACCGGGTGTCCCGGGCCTGATCGTGGATTTCATCGAGCGGGGCTGGAGTCAGGTGCTCAGCGAGGTGTTCGTGAGCCAGGGTGAAGCCAACCCGCAGTGGACCCAAGCGCTCCAGCTCATGGATGAATTGATCTGGAGTGTCGAGCCCAAGATCCATCCAGCGGACCGCGAGCGCTTCATCGGCAGGCTGCCGCACCTGATCCAGGGGTTGCGTTCGGGACTGGCGCGCCTGGGTCTGGAGGAGGCGTGGAGCGAGTTCTTCAGTGTGCTCATTCAGCGCCATGTGGCCGCTTTGCGGGGTGAAGGCGCCATGCTGAACGGGGCGGCGACGTCGACGTCGACTCCTCCGATCGCTCCAGTGACGGACCGCGCACCGGCACCGTCCAAGTCGCCTTCAGCAGGCCAGGGTGTATCGGCGACCGCTGATCCGCATCTCGATCTGGTGCGGGCCCTCGAACCAGGTGCCTGGATCGAATTCCAGACGGAGCGCGGAACCCGTAACACCTTGCGTCTGAGCTGGGTGAGCGAGTTCAAGGGCGTCTATCTCTTTACCAATCGTCAGGGCGAGAATGCCATGACCCTCGCCGCCGCGAGTCTGGCGACGCATCTGCGCAAGGGAACCGCGCGTCTGCTGAGCCAAAACCCACTGACCGAGCGTGCCGTGGCGCGTGTCATGGAGCGGATGCAGCCGACGACCGCCGAGTCAGGCGCTTGA
- the dtd gene encoding D-aminoacyl-tRNA deacylase produces MIGLLQRVSEARVVVSGETVGSIERGLLVLVGVQRGDDEARAERLLERLLGYRVFPDAQDRMNLSLRDIDGGLLLVPQFTLAADTRKGTRASFTSAAPPDEGQRLFDHLVERARKAHPRVATGRFGADMQVGLINDGPVTFWLET; encoded by the coding sequence ATGATCGGCCTGCTGCAACGGGTCAGCGAGGCGCGGGTGGTGGTCTCGGGCGAGACGGTCGGGTCCATCGAGCGCGGGCTGCTGGTGCTGGTCGGCGTGCAGCGTGGGGATGACGAGGCACGTGCCGAGCGGCTTCTGGAGCGGCTGCTCGGCTATCGGGTCTTCCCCGATGCCCAGGATCGCATGAACCTGAGTCTGCGCGACATCGACGGCGGTCTGCTGCTGGTGCCGCAGTTCACGCTCGCTGCCGACACCAGGAAGGGCACGCGCGCGAGCTTCACCTCGGCCGCACCGCCCGATGAGGGCCAACGGCTGTTCGATCATCTGGTCGAGCGCGCGCGCAAAGCCCATCCCAGAGTCGCCACAGGGCGCTTCGGCGCCGACATGCAGGTCGGCCTGATCAACGATGGACCCGTCACCTTCTGGCTCGAAACCTGA
- the glmU gene encoding bifunctional UDP-N-acetylglucosamine diphosphorylase/glucosamine-1-phosphate N-acetyltransferase GlmU, protein MKTGVVILAAGQGKRMRSRRPKVLHPLAGRPLLAHVLAAARALDPARIVVVHGHGGEQVRAALADEDCLWVEQAEQRGTGHAVIQAMPALTDMDRVLVLYGDVPLITPETLERLVALAGSTPLAVLTAELDDPSGYGRILRDAEARVVRIVEDKDATSDERAIREINTGFLVADHARLVSWLDRIDDDNAQGEYYLTDVIELAAREGVAIATTQPEDLHEVAGVNDRVQLAELERIHQRRQAESLMRSGVTLADPARFDLRGRLDTEPDVFIDVNVVIEGEVRLASGVRVGPNCVLKDCVIGPDTEIQANCVIESAEVGANARIGPFARLRPEARLADDTHVGNFVEIKKTQVGRGSKVNHLTYLGDAEVGAGVNVGAGTITCNYDGVNKFKTRIGDGAFIGSNTALVAPVTVGAGATIGAGSVVTREAPADQLTLTRARQTTIQGWKRPTKKT, encoded by the coding sequence ATGAAGACAGGTGTCGTGATCCTGGCGGCGGGGCAGGGCAAGCGGATGCGTTCGCGTCGGCCCAAGGTGTTGCATCCACTCGCGGGACGTCCGCTGCTGGCGCATGTGCTGGCGGCGGCGCGCGCGCTCGATCCGGCGCGGATCGTCGTGGTCCACGGGCATGGCGGGGAGCAGGTGCGCGCGGCACTGGCCGACGAGGATTGCCTTTGGGTCGAGCAGGCCGAGCAGCGCGGGACGGGGCATGCCGTCATCCAGGCCATGCCGGCGCTGACCGACATGGATCGGGTGCTGGTGCTCTATGGCGATGTGCCGCTGATCACGCCGGAGACGCTGGAGCGACTGGTCGCGCTGGCGGGTTCGACGCCGCTGGCGGTGCTGACGGCCGAGCTGGACGATCCGAGCGGCTATGGCCGCATCCTGCGCGATGCCGAGGCTCGGGTGGTCCGCATCGTCGAGGACAAGGATGCCACGTCCGACGAACGCGCGATCCGCGAGATCAATACCGGCTTCCTGGTCGCCGATCATGCACGCCTGGTCTCCTGGCTGGACCGGATCGATGACGACAATGCTCAGGGCGAATACTATCTGACCGATGTCATCGAACTGGCGGCGCGTGAAGGTGTGGCGATCGCGACCACGCAACCGGAGGACTTGCACGAGGTCGCTGGTGTGAACGATCGCGTCCAGCTCGCCGAGCTGGAGCGGATTCATCAACGCCGGCAGGCCGAGTCGCTGATGCGATCCGGCGTGACGCTGGCCGATCCGGCGCGTTTCGACCTGCGCGGGCGGCTTGACACGGAGCCGGACGTCTTCATCGACGTCAATGTCGTCATCGAAGGCGAGGTCCGTCTAGCCTCCGGTGTGCGCGTCGGTCCCAACTGCGTGCTCAAGGATTGCGTCATCGGTCCCGATACCGAGATCCAGGCCAACTGTGTCATCGAATCGGCCGAGGTCGGCGCCAACGCGCGCATCGGCCCCTTCGCCCGTCTGCGCCCCGAAGCGCGGCTGGCCGACGACACCCATGTCGGCAACTTCGTCGAGATCAAGAAGACACAGGTCGGACGCGGCAGCAAAGTCAATCATCTGACCTATCTAGGCGATGCCGAGGTCGGAGCCGGAGTCAATGTCGGCGCCGGCACCATCACCTGCAACTATGACGGTGTGAACAAGTTCAAGACCCGGATCGGCGATGGGGCTTTCATCGGCTCCAACACGGCGCTGGTGGCACCGGTCACGGTCGGCGCGGGCGCGACCATCGGCGCCGGCTCGGTCGTCACGCGCGAGGCGCCGGCCGATCAGCTCACGCTCACGCGCGCGCGTCAGACGACGATCCAAGGCTGGAAGCGACCCACGAAGAAGACTTGA
- the hypB gene encoding hydrogenase nickel incorporation protein HypB, translated as MCNTCGCNITPGNEHLVQGDGRHAQTTDGKAAVEVLQGLLSENDHQAAHNREHLDHHGVLALNLMSSPGAGKTRLLEATIEALGPELRIAVIEGDLETENDAERIRAKGVPAIQIATGSACHLDAHLVHQALHRLDLSQIDLLFIENVGNLVCPASFDLGQHRNVILISVPEGDDKPAKYPVMFRAADLVLCSKSDLLPLMPEFDPERAERHLRALASTAPFESISARSHADLEPWLHWLRDELQAQRARLELGRTIRPNHQRDGEHRSGLTGMAAPGHHHHHHHEPAHTHG; from the coding sequence ATGTGCAATACCTGCGGCTGCAACATCACACCCGGTAACGAACACCTCGTCCAGGGCGATGGACGCCATGCCCAAACCACGGACGGCAAGGCGGCCGTCGAGGTGCTTCAGGGACTGCTGTCCGAAAACGACCACCAGGCCGCGCACAATCGCGAGCATCTCGACCATCATGGCGTCCTGGCACTGAACCTGATGTCCTCACCCGGCGCCGGCAAGACCCGCCTGCTGGAAGCCACTATCGAGGCGCTCGGCCCGGAACTGCGCATCGCCGTGATCGAGGGCGATCTGGAGACCGAGAACGACGCCGAGCGCATCCGCGCCAAGGGTGTCCCGGCGATCCAGATCGCCACCGGCAGCGCCTGTCACCTCGACGCCCATCTCGTCCATCAGGCACTGCATCGCCTGGACCTCAGTCAGATCGACCTGCTCTTCATCGAGAACGTCGGCAATCTGGTCTGTCCGGCCAGTTTTGATCTGGGGCAGCATCGCAATGTGATCCTGATTTCGGTCCCCGAGGGCGACGACAAGCCGGCGAAGTATCCGGTCATGTTCCGCGCTGCCGATCTGGTGCTCTGCTCCAAATCCGATCTGCTGCCTCTGATGCCGGAGTTCGACCCCGAACGCGCCGAGCGCCATCTGCGCGCACTCGCCAGCACGGCCCCGTTCGAGAGCATCTCGGCACGCTCCCATGCGGACCTGGAACCCTGGCTACACTGGCTGCGCGACGAGTTACAGGCCCAGCGCGCACGGCTGGAACTCGGGCGTACGATTCGCCCCAACCATCAGCGCGACGGTGAGCACCGCTCGGGCCTGACGGGTATGGCGGCGCCCGGACACCATCATCACCACCATCACGAGCCGGCTCATACGCACGGCTGA
- the pip gene encoding prolyl aminopeptidase, producing MDTQATDFHPITEPFAVHELIVDNGHRLYVEECGRPDGVPAIFLHGGPGAGCEPAHRGFFDPERYRAVLFDQRGCGRSTPHASLMANTTWDLVSDMELIRQQLGIERWLVFGGSWGSTLALAYAETYPERVSALVVRGIFLCRAEEIRWFYQEGANWAFPDFWEDFLAPIPEDEHADLLSAYHARLTGENEAVRLEAARAWSIWEGRTATLLANPNVQAHFADPHVALSLARIESHYFVNGAFLAPDQLLRDAHRLAEIPGVIVQGRYDLICPMRSAWELHQAWPTAELQVVPDAGHSAFEPGIRRALVAATDRFARELA from the coding sequence ATGGACACCCAGGCCACCGATTTCCATCCCATCACCGAACCCTTCGCGGTCCATGAGCTGATCGTCGACAACGGCCATCGGCTCTATGTGGAGGAATGCGGCCGCCCCGACGGGGTGCCCGCGATCTTTCTGCACGGCGGGCCGGGCGCGGGCTGCGAGCCGGCGCATCGCGGTTTCTTCGATCCCGAGCGCTATCGGGCGGTGCTCTTCGATCAGCGCGGCTGCGGGCGCTCGACGCCGCATGCCTCGCTCATGGCCAATACCACCTGGGATCTGGTCTCGGACATGGAGCTGATTCGTCAGCAACTCGGGATCGAGCGCTGGCTGGTGTTCGGCGGTTCCTGGGGATCGACGCTGGCACTGGCCTATGCCGAGACCTATCCCGAACGTGTTTCTGCACTGGTGGTGCGCGGGATTTTTCTCTGCCGCGCTGAAGAGATCCGCTGGTTCTATCAGGAGGGGGCGAACTGGGCGTTTCCCGATTTCTGGGAGGACTTCCTGGCGCCCATTCCCGAGGACGAGCACGCGGATCTGCTCAGCGCCTATCACGCGCGCCTCACCGGCGAGAACGAAGCCGTTCGGCTGGAGGCCGCGCGCGCCTGGTCGATCTGGGAGGGACGTACCGCGACCCTGCTCGCCAATCCCAACGTCCAGGCCCATTTCGCCGATCCGCACGTGGCCCTGAGTCTGGCGCGCATCGAGAGTCATTATTTCGTCAACGGGGCCTTTCTGGCGCCGGATCAACTGCTGCGCGACGCGCATCGGCTGGCCGAGATCCCCGGCGTGATCGTCCAGGGGCGCTATGATCTCATCTGTCCCATGCGCTCGGCCTGGGAGCTGCATCAGGCGTGGCCGACGGCTGAGTTGCAGGTCGTTCCGGACGCCGGGCATTCGGCCTTCGAGCCGGGGATTCGTCGCGCGCTGGTGGCGGCGACCGATCGCTTCGCGCGCGAGCTGGCATGA
- the glmS gene encoding glutamine--fructose-6-phosphate transaminase (isomerizing): protein MCGIVGAIAQRPVAAILLEGLRRLEYRGYDSAGLAVLDESGRLDRRRELGKVARLAEAVAASPLPGTLGIAHTRWATHGEPATHNAHPHVSHDRCMLVHNGIIENHEELRREQLAAGYVFTSETDTEVVVHAIHAELDRGQSLIEAVRAATGRLRGAYALGVIDAADPEHLVAAREGSPLVIGVGFGEHFIASDVFALLPVTNRFIFLEEGDLAELTRDQVRIWDRAGQRVERPIKTSTVAAEATERGPYRHYMQKEIFEQPRAIADTLEGRLTGERVLPETFGNQASELFQGIRNVTIVACGTSFHAALVARYWMEAVAGLPCQVEVASEYRYRRHVVPEHALFVTISQSGETADTLAALRQAKASGYAATLAICNVPESSLVRESDLVFLTHAGPEIGVASTKAFTTQLVALLLLTIALGRFHRLDATTEARLVALLRALPGKIEDVLRLDETIAALAERFIDKQHALFLGRGEQYPIAMEGALKLKEISYIHAEAYAAGELKHGPLALIDEQMPVVAVAPNNALLEKLKSNLEEVRARGGQLVVFADFQVPLEEGEGVTVVRLPETDDLIDPLIFTIPLQLLAYHVAVLKGTDVDQPRNLAKSVTVE from the coding sequence ATGTGCGGAATCGTCGGTGCCATCGCTCAACGTCCAGTCGCGGCCATCCTGCTGGAGGGGCTGCGTCGGCTCGAATATCGCGGATACGACTCGGCGGGACTGGCCGTGCTCGATGAGTCGGGCCGGCTTGATCGGCGGCGCGAACTCGGCAAGGTCGCGCGTCTGGCCGAGGCGGTCGCGGCCAGTCCGCTGCCGGGCACGCTCGGCATCGCTCACACACGCTGGGCGACCCACGGTGAGCCGGCGACCCACAATGCCCATCCGCACGTCAGTCACGATCGTTGCATGCTCGTTCACAACGGCATCATCGAGAACCACGAGGAACTGCGACGCGAACAGCTCGCCGCCGGATACGTCTTCACGTCCGAGACGGACACCGAGGTCGTGGTCCATGCCATCCATGCCGAGCTCGACCGTGGTCAATCACTGATCGAGGCGGTGCGCGCGGCCACTGGACGCTTGCGCGGAGCCTATGCGCTGGGTGTGATCGATGCGGCGGATCCCGAGCATCTGGTCGCGGCGCGCGAGGGGAGTCCATTGGTGATCGGGGTCGGTTTCGGCGAGCACTTCATCGCTTCGGACGTCTTTGCGCTGCTGCCGGTCACGAATCGCTTCATCTTCCTGGAGGAAGGGGATCTGGCCGAGCTGACGCGCGATCAGGTCCGCATCTGGGATCGCGCCGGCCAGCGCGTCGAGCGCCCGATCAAGACCTCCACGGTCGCGGCCGAGGCCACCGAACGCGGTCCGTATCGCCACTACATGCAGAAAGAGATCTTCGAGCAGCCGCGCGCCATCGCCGATACCCTGGAAGGTCGGTTGACGGGTGAGCGGGTGTTGCCCGAGACCTTCGGCAACCAGGCCAGTGAACTCTTCCAGGGTATTCGGAATGTAACGATCGTCGCCTGTGGCACCAGCTTCCATGCCGCGCTGGTGGCGCGTTACTGGATGGAGGCTGTCGCCGGTCTGCCCTGTCAGGTCGAGGTGGCGAGCGAGTATCGCTATCGCCGGCACGTGGTTCCGGAGCACGCGCTGTTCGTGACCATCTCTCAGTCTGGCGAGACCGCCGACACCCTGGCTGCCCTGCGTCAGGCCAAGGCGTCCGGCTATGCCGCGACGCTGGCCATCTGCAACGTGCCCGAGAGTTCGCTGGTGCGCGAGTCGGATCTGGTCTTTCTCACCCATGCCGGACCCGAGATCGGCGTGGCCTCGACCAAGGCGTTCACCACCCAGCTGGTGGCGCTGCTGCTGCTGACCATCGCGCTTGGACGCTTCCATCGTCTCGACGCGACGACCGAAGCCAGGCTGGTGGCACTGCTGCGCGCCCTGCCGGGCAAAATCGAAGACGTGCTGCGTCTTGACGAGACCATCGCCGCACTCGCCGAGCGCTTCATCGACAAACAGCACGCCCTCTTTCTCGGGCGCGGCGAACAATATCCGATCGCCATGGAAGGGGCGCTCAAGCTCAAGGAGATCTCCTACATCCATGCCGAAGCCTATGCTGCGGGCGAACTCAAGCATGGCCCCCTGGCGCTGATCGACGAGCAGATGCCGGTGGTGGCGGTTGCGCCCAACAACGCGCTGCTCGAAAAGCTCAAGTCCAATCTGGAGGAGGTGCGCGCCCGTGGCGGTCAGCTCGTGGTTTTCGCCGATTTTCAGGTGCCGCTGGAGGAAGGCGAGGGCGTGACGGTCGTGCGTCTGCCCGAGACCGATGATCTGATCGATCCGCTGATCTTCACCATCCCGCTGCAACTGCTGGCCTATCATGTGGCCGTACTCAAGGGGACCGATGTCGATCAGCCGCGCAATCTGGCCAAATCGGTGACGGTGGAGTAG
- a CDS encoding NAD-dependent epimerase/dehydratase family protein has translation MTNTTQAAHLGPVLVTGATGQVGRRLVSALLETGHPVTILTRSPAAARRLWPSDRVAVHAGDLTEAATLAGLGEGLKTVFHLASYAPRPDEPDLYNAPDHWRVTAEGTANLVAALTGSTIERLVYVSTVKAMGDRAGALGRPAGADTPPEPDCLYGRAKLAAEHSVLEFGRAHRTKVSVMRLPMVYGLDGAGNIVRMVEAVATGRFPPWPHQHNRRSAIHVEDAIAAALLIARHPETGDRTYIATDGQPYSTRWIYEQIRLALGQSVPRWTLPLWILQGAALGGTLVERGLGQRMPLTRDSLAKLTQDAWYDSSAITALGFVPRQGLMDEIKRLTRRSSAASAP, from the coding sequence ATGACGAACACGACTCAGGCCGCTCATCTCGGACCTGTCCTGGTGACTGGAGCGACCGGCCAGGTCGGGCGGCGCCTCGTCTCGGCCCTGCTCGAAACCGGGCATCCGGTGACCATCCTCACCCGCTCGCCTGCGGCCGCGCGACGACTGTGGCCGAGCGACCGGGTCGCGGTACATGCGGGAGACCTGACCGAGGCCGCGACGCTCGCCGGACTCGGCGAAGGTCTGAAGACCGTTTTCCATCTCGCCAGCTATGCGCCGCGTCCCGATGAGCCGGATCTCTACAACGCGCCGGATCACTGGCGCGTGACCGCCGAGGGTACGGCCAATCTGGTCGCGGCACTCACCGGATCAACGATCGAACGGCTGGTCTATGTCAGCACCGTCAAGGCGATGGGCGATCGCGCAGGCGCGCTCGGCCGGCCGGCCGGCGCCGACACGCCACCCGAGCCGGACTGTCTCTATGGCCGCGCCAAGCTCGCTGCCGAGCACAGCGTGCTCGAATTCGGCCGCGCGCACCGGACCAAGGTCAGCGTGATGCGTCTGCCGATGGTCTATGGACTCGACGGAGCCGGAAACATCGTGCGAATGGTCGAGGCGGTGGCTACCGGACGCTTTCCGCCCTGGCCGCACCAACACAACCGACGTTCGGCGATCCATGTCGAGGATGCCATCGCCGCCGCGCTCCTGATCGCCCGTCATCCCGAGACCGGTGACCGGACCTATATCGCCACCGACGGCCAGCCCTATTCGACCCGCTGGATCTACGAGCAGATCCGGCTCGCACTCGGGCAATCGGTTCCGCGCTGGACGCTACCGCTGTGGATACTGCAAGGAGCCGCGCTCGGCGGTACGCTCGTCGAGCGCGGGTTGGGGCAGCGTATGCCGCTGACACGCGATTCGCTCGCGAAGCTGACGCAGGATGCCTGGTATGACTCCAGTGCCATCACGGCCCTGGGTTTCGTGCCCCGACAGGGGCTGATGGACGAGATCAAGCGCCTGACTCGGCGGTCGTCGGCTGCATCCGCTCCATGA